CGGCACGCTCACGCGTTTGGTGCGAGCGCTCGCGCCTCGGACGAGGCGGATCGCACCCCGCGGCGCGCCGAGCGTCTTCGCGAGGAGCGCCACGACAGCGTCGTTCGCCTTGCCCTCGATCGGCGGCGCGGTCACGCGGACCAGGAGCACGCCATCGCGTACGCCGGCGACCGTATTCGCGGACGCGCGCGGCGTCACGCGGATCGTGAACACCAGGCGCTCGCCCTCGCGGCGGACCGCCAGCATCAGAAGGGAGGGTTCGGGATCGCCGGCGGCAGTACGCGCAGGATGATGCTCGTGATGATCTGAATGAGCAGCAGCGCGATGAACGGGGAGAAATCCATACCTCCCGCGATCGGCATGTAGCGGCGGATCGGCGCGAGCACCGGCTCGGTGACGTTCCAAACGAGCTCGCTCAGACCGAGCGGTAGCCGCATGGGGACCCACGACATGATCACCCGAACGAAGATCGCCACAACGAGCGCCTGCGCGACGACATTGATGAAGGCCTCGAGGAAGACGAGGAGGAAGCAGGAGGCGCACATCTAGGGCTTCCGCGGCACATCGAGCCGGTAGCGCGAGGGCGTCGGCCCGATCTGCCCCTGGTAGCTCGACCCGAGCTCGGGTGAACCATACGGCCGCTCCGCCGGGCTGCTGAGCGGAAAGAACGACAGCTGGCCGACCCGCATCCCCGGATACAGCGTGATCGGGATGGTGTTCACGTTGGAGAGCTCCAGCGTGATGTGCCCGTCCCACGCCGGATCGATGAACCCGGCGGTGCTGTGGATGAGAAGCCCCAACCGACCGAGGCTGCTTTTCCCCTCGACGCGCGACACGATCTCGTCGGAGAGGCGGACGCGCTCCCGCGTCGAGCCGAGCACGAACT
This is a stretch of genomic DNA from Candidatus Limnocylindria bacterium. It encodes these proteins:
- a CDS encoding DUF167 domain-containing protein; translation: MLAVRREGERLVFTIRVTPRASANTVAGVRDGVLLVRVTAPPIEGKANDAVVALLAKTLGAPRGAIRLVRGASARTKRVSVPQDAEAALQRLTK
- a CDS encoding YggT family protein, whose protein sequence is MCASCFLLVFLEAFINVVAQALVVAIFVRVIMSWVPMRLPLGLSELVWNVTEPVLAPIRRYMPIAGGMDFSPFIALLLIQIITSIILRVLPPAIPNPPF
- the dcd gene encoding dCTP deaminase; translation: MVLSDRDIRAAIASGRIGIDPFDPSCVQPASIDIRLDRFFRVFRSSRHAYIDLAKPLDDITELVEVAETEAFILHPGEFVLGSTRERVRLSDEIVSRVEGKSSLGRLGLLIHSTAGFIDPAWDGHITLELSNVNTIPITLYPGMRVGQLSFFPLSSPAERPYGSPELGSSYQGQIGPTPSRYRLDVPRKP